The Candidatus Phaeomarinobacter ectocarpi genome includes a region encoding these proteins:
- a CDS encoding 3TM-type holin translates to MDWKDIGRSVAKSAPLIGGLLGGPAGGAIGAIVASVLGTEAKPDEVAAVLRTDPDALAKVIEVEAKQQVELTRMTLEAETARFGQQHETIRAELANENIWKSGWRPFFGWSSGVVWLAMGLGIVYSIIFKPAEAPQIMEAVAAMTGLFGIALTVLGVNIHQRSQDKRRLLGQPDSGIFSTMGTLLGRGVQ, encoded by the coding sequence ATGGACTGGAAAGACATTGGTCGCTCAGTTGCCAAGTCCGCGCCGCTTATCGGCGGGTTGCTTGGTGGACCGGCAGGCGGGGCCATCGGCGCGATCGTTGCTTCTGTCCTGGGCACTGAAGCAAAGCCCGATGAAGTAGCTGCCGTTCTTCGTACCGATCCAGATGCCCTGGCAAAGGTCATCGAAGTGGAGGCCAAGCAACAAGTCGAGCTTACGCGGATGACGCTGGAAGCTGAGACTGCGCGTTTCGGCCAGCAGCATGAAACCATTCGCGCGGAGCTTGCGAACGAGAACATCTGGAAGTCGGGCTGGCGTCCATTCTTTGGCTGGTCTTCCGGTGTCGTCTGGCTGGCGATGGGTCTGGGTATTGTTTACTCGATCATTTTCAAACCCGCAGAAGCGCCGCAGATCATGGAAGCCGTGGCTGCCATGACTGGTTTGTTCGGTATCGCACTTACCGTGCTGGGTGTGAACATCCACCAGCGCAGCCAGGACAAGCGCCGCCTTTTGGGCCAGCCGGACAGCGGCATCTTCTCAACCATGGGAACCCTCTTGGGGCGCGGCGTTCAGTAG